The Vespula vulgaris chromosome 3, iyVesVulg1.1, whole genome shotgun sequence DNA window CAAAGATCCGTCGTGTGTGGTCGCGtctatcgatcgaatgatCAACTTCGGGCCACAGTGGTATATCGTATGGTACAAAACACGATCGATCGGGACAAAACAATGGCATTAGAGAGTGTTTCCGTGGCCGAGACTCTAATCCAAAGGTTTGCCTccacattttttattcaatgacGAAACAGACGTAATTTTCACACGGACTGTCGCTATTGCTACTATACATTATTACCAATACTGCTATTACCACTACATTagtactatactactactactattactactactactctattactactactactactactactactactactactactacactactactctACTGTATTACTATATCGCTGCTCTTACACACACTATCGAGACGCATATACGTGACGTATGAGAGACGATACACATGTGTCATCTCCTTCCCAACgcgatatacacatatatacgtaacacATAGCATCGAGGCTCCGTCCTCTCACGAATTCACTTTGGTcaatatttgtttctcttccgGAAGAtgtgaaaaggaaaaggaaaaagaaaaaaggcagagagaaagggaaggggtaaataaagagaggaaaagagatactGTTCGTCGATCggttttttataaaattgcgACGTTACTTGGATAAAGGATGTCTCGTCGATGTCGTCGATctctgaaagaaaaatggctAAAATAATGATGGCGTTGAATGTGCGTCTAGAAAAGACCGATTACTTCCTTGGCATTATTTGTAAAAGCGCATAAAGGCGTTAACATTTGTAAAGGGTGGGCGGGTACGAAGGGGAAGGAGGGGGGTCAAGGTCATCTTTATCGTGAACGCGGATTCGCCGCAACTACGAGACGTACATATACTACTCGCCAAACCGTGTTTCCTTACGTGTCACGTAGGCGCGTTTAGTGCGATGCCTCTTTCCTGTGAATGATCGGGGGGATCTTTTTAGTCATCCCCTTCATTCAGCAGCAGGTACATgcgaatctctttctcttgaaaagCCTCACGAATTCTTCCTCCACCGTCCGCTTTCTTTTCTAGCGGAAACAGACAGAAGGTTGCAACACGAGAATGTCTGTTCTTGTTTAAATccaggagtgagagagatcgCGACTAAAAGTTAGGAAAAAGAGACTTTTATGTAGCACAAAAATGAGGTATGATATTGTCTTTCTCGCGCCTATGACGCATTCATGtgttgtaaaattaaaatcatcgcgtatatacatatatattatgtgtgtgtatatatatatatatatgtatatatatatatatatgtttactactctacgaaatatttttgtgtATTAGCGCTCCGTGTAGCgctttcacttttttcctcGCGTTCTAGGAAATACGAGTTacgaaaaataacgaaataccTTTTCTCTGCTCTCTGCCATTCGCGAGAATTTTAAACGCAGATTGAAACTAGTTTAAACTTGTATCTGGTACAACTCGATGTTGTTgttcgacgagagaaagagcgagagagaaagagggagtgaGAGGACGGAGTTtccatgtttttcttttttttttttcttttcgatcttgTGGACTTcgacgttatatatatatgtctaccACTTGCAcgtcacgtatatatatatattacgttacACACTTACAAATTGAACACCACGTACATGATACGCGAGCACGCGCGTCGTATGTGACGTCATATCTATACTTCTTGATACAtatacgtgcgcgcgcgcatgacacacacgcatatacactGACGGACATACAATGAAACACGAAAGCATATCGTACATGCACTTTGctctaaaaaaaagtatatatatatgtgtatatgtatatatgtacatatatacatatatacatatatatatacacacacatcacACACATAAGCGCGCGTGTTCGTGCGAAAATGATGCACACGACGACATCGTGCGTCCGAAGAAACTTTTGGACGGATGCCGATGACATTGACTTTTTAAACGTTATCAGTGATGCTGCAACGACGACAATAATGCTTCATAAAAAACGTGATGTTACAAATGATGTATCTTATTATGCTTATAGAGATATGAAGGAAAAATCATGATGAAAAATCATGAAGATGATTATGAATGTTTAAATGATGATGTTAAAGGACTTAGTTATGGTGAGGTAactcttaattattattttgaatcttttgattttcttttttgttttgtttgttttcaagagagacgaagagggACATAGAGACAACGAAGCGTAGATAACGCGACTTCGTAGCAACCCGATTTAATTATATGCTTTTAGATTATACgacgtacctacatacgttATTATTAAGCGTGCACTCGCGCGCACtcatgaatatgtatattcatttgtttcgtcgacgtcgtttgtgcttcgcgagaaagagacacgGAGAGACGGCGGATTTATTCGAAGAGATAGATTTTCCTCGATTCTTTTCTACGAGCTCTTTTGTGCTCATTAATTTTCTCAAACGAAGTCTAGATCgctcattatttataaacacgTTATTTAGTCTGTgcagagagtgagagatacgaaacagaaagagaaagagagagaaagcatttCTTTTAGATTGTCATCGATCGTTTTTACGTGTCACATGCCATTAGTCGTTTCCGACAAACGTATTTAATGTTTTCAGCTTGGCTAGTATCGGCAACCTCGTTCGCATATAGTCGACTCGACTGAAAGTTTTTTCAAAGCTCTCTCTGTCTAACTCGTGTAGTTTCGATTTTCTTGACGGCTATCAATTTGTCCTTGACAATAATAATGAGCTTCCCTCGATCTTTCGAGGATGCTTTCTTTGGTTAGAGAAACACTCTCTGCATGTAAAATCGTCgctaatgaataattatgataagGTGATAGCATcggagaatatttttctccacGCGTTTATGCCTTTAACTTCGTAGTACAGAATCtgatgatattttaattattcagaGATTAGTTggaaaaaacatatttactCAAGCTTCTCTTTTATGACATCTTCAAGATACATGATTTTCCTGATAAGATAcacatatttttgttaatgtatataatatcaaaatattttttttttcttgctgtATGAAtactttgataaaattatactatTCTATTGATAATCCATAAACAGTGAGATTTTAGGAAAATCTCAGTTTGTTAATTACAATATCAATGTTTCTAATATACAAGTTAAAACATATATGAGATTACAAAATAGTACATTCTATATTTGagattcattttatatatatatatagattcaattaaaatgataGTTTCTCACaggatattattaaaaagcattgttgatatatagaaaatattatgagagatttatatagtttctttattacatgtatattatataattcaatatctTTACAAGTagtaattgttatataaattcacATAAAATAACATAGTAAAGcttatatgaattaattacgaaacatatttgttattataaacattaactttctatatatatttcattttataaattaattttataaattaaatatatatagacatgtTGCGAACACAAAATTACTATCGGTTCATGGACTGAATGTTtcttaattatcaattatgtattctttttttttcacagtaataatgataatgacttGGAAGATGGAGAAATTCCTTCCGATGAAGATGACGAGCCAGTTACTCGTCCACAGGTCGAAATAACTGAATCTGTTAAGCCATCTCCAAAACAAGATGtatcaaagaataaaaattttgattctaagtttaataagaacaaaaagcAGCCTATTCAAGGAACAACTGCTAAACACGATAGATACTTAAAGTATAAAAGTCCAACAGAGGATTGGGCAGGCGATGTAGAAAAAGCTATTAGAGCAGCTCTTGAGGAAGATGGGAATAGAAATACAGATTCAAAATCAAAGAACAAAACTAATAGGAATAAGAGTAGGAAAAGAGTACGCGATGAGCGAGATGAAGATCGTTCAAAAGATCAAAAGGTTACATTCTATACTATTTTGTTcacatttgatatttttatttaggcttaattttttaataaatatattactcaTAATTTGCttacaatatttatagaaacgaaaattaaGCGATGAAGAGAATGGtaatgaagatgatgatgaaatGGTTTTTGTTCGAGGTGCATCTCCTATTAGAAAAGATTCTCAAGATAATAGTTCTCCTAGACATACTAACGATCATGAAAATTTTGATAGTAATTCTGATTATGAAGAAAGATCCAACATAAATCGAcatagagaaaatgagaataaGCGTGGTGGTAATGGAAGAGGAGGTATtcagttttattaaaatatttcttatttatgtgcagtcacaaaaaatataaatagtatgatatattatgaatattaatattataggtCGTAGAGGTGGAAAAAATGAACGCGGTGGAAAAAATAAAGGCCGTGGGCAATTgaggaatgaaagaaacggACGAAGAATTCAAACCGCTGAACATGGACAAGATCCTGAATCCATATGTTTGTATTACATGCAAGGAAAATGTCACAGAGGAGATGATTGTCCTTTCTCACATAATGCTTTACCTCCCAGAAAGATGGAACTATGCAAGTTTTATCTTATGGACTGTTGTGCTAAAAGGGACAAATGTCTTTACATGCACCATGACTTTCCATGCAAGTTCTTCCATACTGGTTTGAAATGTAACCAAGGTGATAACTGTAAATTTTCGCATCAACCTTTAAACGAGCAggtaattatcattattgatacagtaaaaaaatgaaaagtattttctatgaaaatttaatataaaaataatatatacatatttcgatATTCTTATAGGTAAAAGGAATTCTTTTGAAACATCTTGAAACTGCACCAAAAGAAATTCTTGGGGATTTTCCACGTTTgagtagagaaagagcaatgttaatgataaataatacagCTACAGCACTCGCCCAAGGACAAGATACAACGAATCAGAAAATTCCTAGTTTATTTGAATTGAATGTACCTGCACCAATAAATGCTTTagacaaaaatgaaaacaagGATGAAAAaggtgaatatatatatatgtatatatatatatgtacgtctaATGGAAAATCagaatcaattattaatattttaattattattatagaggAAACATCCAATCAACAGAAAAGTACTGTTAGGGAAAGAAAACCTTCTGGAAAAAAGACACGTTGGGGATCCGACGAAGACAGAGTACCATATGAACAAATTATGTTACTACAATCAGCCAATGAACTCGGTCTTCAATTGCCTAATGCAGCTTTAGGTTTAGCGACTCAGCAGCAATTGCAACAAACTCAAATATTGCAACCATGTGTTCCAAGCATGGATTTTTACACTGAAACTAATGCAGATTCtaataaaacaaatgtaaataaatcgaaagatgATTTTCCAAAGGAGGTACAAGAAGATGAAATTTTAGCACAAGTAAGATACACGgtaaaaacaattttgataattaataacaatgattGATTTACCCTATTACAATATACACtacataattatttagaaatactTCACTCATATTAATAagtcaattattataaatttacaggcaaaaagaaaaactacaTCCACTAATGAGAATTCAAAGGATATAGATTTGAGGGAGTTATTAAAAGGTTCAAAAAAACCACCACCTGTGGTTAGTATAGCTGATGAAGTTGCAAATCTTAGTAAATCGAAAGTTGATGAAGAAAGTGATCAAGATGATGAAACCGAGCTTGTCATTGAAATGCCAGTTGAAGATgacgataaagagaaagttGTAGAACCACGAAAAGGTGCgataatgttataaaatttttgttcaaatttattatttaagcgttggaaatgaattatattaattttaataagaacatgtatgtatagatttCTTAATTACATTAACTTATTTGTTATAGAATCATCGACATCAAACGAACAAAGCAATATTTCGAATGTAGCTTCACCTTCCACAGAAGAACAAGAAGTTCCATCCCATTTACCAAAAAAGGctcaagaattatttttacgtatcCAGCAGCAACAACGTGCTGCACAGGATAGTTTTAAAAATGTGGAAGATGAGAACAATGCACGTAGTACAGATCAGATTTTAGAAGATTGGTATTcggatgacgatgacgatgacgatggtgGTAATTTAACAATAGTACTTTCTTCGAAAGATGCGTCAAAAGAAGAACCTGAACCATCTGAAAAGGCTCAAAATGTTATTGTAAAAGAACAATTTCAATCTGCATCTTCGGCACCAAGTATACCTCAACCAGCAGTTATTGTAGATAAACTTGGAGACTTAAGTAAAATCGATATAAGTGCAGAAGTATCTAAATTGTTATCGTCTCTTAAGGCACAAAGTTCAACAAATGGTAAAACTCTACAAACTCAACAGAATAACACTATAAATACGCAAGAATCTTCAGCTTCAAAAATGAAATCTACACAAGATACAAATAATTCTACAACTGAATACAATCCTACGACTAAAACTACTAAAAATTCTACGTTTGGTATTTCAAGTCAAATTTCTAAGGTTGAAAATGAAACCTCAAGTCCTAGATCGTCACCTGGTACAAGTTCGACGGTAACTCCTGCATCTAGAGATCCTCGAATGTCCAGAGATCCTCGACAACGTCGAGATGAACAGAAACCAAGCAGTCCAAGTAGGATAGATCctaaaaaggaaacgaaacatCTTAGGTTAGAAACAAGTATCTACAGTTCTGGTATTACAGCTGTAGACACTAATATGGATACAGACCTTAGAACTAGGGCAGATCAAGATCTTCGAAGGAAAGACATGGATTTTAGACAACGTTTCCAAACTGGTTTTGGAGATACAGATCTTAGAGTAGTTGGTGCAGGATTTACAGATACATCCACTAAATCGGACGTTGATCTGCGACAAATGTTAAGTTTACCATTCAAACCAGCTCCTTCACATATCCCATGCACCGAAATAGATGCAAGTTACAATTCCCATCCTCCAATGACTTACAAAGTATATGTCGTTGACATACCAAGACCTGATTATACAGGTTTAAAGCTCACGAAAAATGACCCACAAGTGAAATACGATCCACgtcttagaaaaatttttcgtgTTAGTAAAGCCGAAATAGCTGATTCTCCTATGTCTCCGCCACCAATGAAGCCAGACACGCCAAAATCACCTCCGCAAATTCGATCTGATCCACGAAGAAAAGCGCTCGAAGTTTCTAATCAATCCTCACAGAATGTTAGTGCTTCCATGATACAAGGTGCTTCGCAACAATCGATGGAAATGCCTAATATGGCTCTTGGTCCCCCTGGTATGCCTGTTACACAAAATATGCCAGGATCACAAAATATGATGACTATATCATCAAATGCAATGCTTGGAAATATGGGACCCATGGGTCCCATGATGAATTCTCCTATGGGTCCACAAAATATGCCTCCAATGAGTATGACCAATATGCCAAACATGCCACCAACAATGAATATGAATGGACCAGTCATGTCACAAAGTCAAATGAACTATGATCCACGTTACAATGCACAACGCAATAACGGAGCTGGACTTTTAGGTCCTGCTCCTGGTGTAGGTTTTGGACCTGATGTTGCTCCTACGTATGATGGCCCTCCCCCATATTCTGGTGGTAATTTCAACAATTTTGGTCCAAATTCTGGCCCTGCAGATCCTAGTTTAATGGGTTTCAATCCAAATGGGCCAAATCCTCCAAATTTTGTTATGGATAGTGGTCCTGATTGGAATGGTGCAAATCAGAATAGACGTGGCGGTCGTGTTAGAAGACGACATCGTAACAGGACCAACATTGTGACCAATAATTAATGCAATAATTCATCCATTTGTGTAGGTACATAACTTAAGTACCTGATGATAATTCTCATATGTATGATTATACTAGCATAGCACGCATTGTTATATAATGCAATGAGCTATATGGTTCgcttcaattattttattgtcaaCTGTACAAATGTTTGACAGTAGGAATTGTCCTTACATACTTTAGTATATAAAATCGAACACACATTGGCAGTGTGTATATGTAGTGCCGATAATTGCACTGTTTCGAGTTTTACTCTTAAGGCTACATGCATATAGAGTAAATACAATATGGAACAAATAAAGTTGGAAAACATTGTTTTTGATAATacagataattaaattttaaggAAAATCTGTATATATCATGTATTTATGATTACTTCAAAAAGACATTTAGTAATTAAGATACGCAGAATAGGAAAATATTAGATTGTACtctaattgatttatatttttgttatgtcTTCcaatatatagtacatatacacacttgcgcgcatatatatatatatatacgaaatatttcatttaagaaATTCAACATGCCATCTTTGCTTTTTGATTATACAAAAGTCAGTTATAAATGCACCATTTACAATTTTaacatttgatttatttaagcATTGTTCTATACGTGAATTTCTCACTTTTGTAGGACTAATTTTTGTATAGATTTTGCtaatagattaaaaaacaaaataatattgtagttcctgtttttatttattgtattacattataatcttaattgcaatataaaaaaggagTTTGGTGCAATTATAAATCTAATGTTCAactgttaaatattaaattatgttaTAGAAAGTAAATAGCTCTCTTTAAATTAACTCTCATGagcataataaatattaataaattacaaaatgtaacatacgtacatatagatACCATTCTTAATTTACTTGCATTTTTCTATAacacaaatttttctataatcatTTCTGCTGACTTTTGTTGAACATATTTTGTATATCCATAAGCAAAGAATATGTAGTAAATAATACATTGATTCTacaaaacatatttatatttaatatgatgTATTATAATTGGCACGAAGTCCAGCTTACTTTTTcagattttttaatacaaataaaattacaatatatataaaccctgatacaaaaatgttatattttgtaaaaaaatagtGTATCAATTTTACAAGTTTGTTATAtatggaataattttttataaatatggtAATCCAAAAGGtatttagataatttatactttgttattaattggataatttcttggaatttataattttcttggaatttataaaattctatcaGATGATATGATAtagtttgtatatattaatctaCCTGATTAGATTATAACAAATTTGCATACctgcaataaaaattatactttaCATTTAAATCAATGGTGCAGGTTCACtgctaataataatctataaaaagatatttaatctATTACAAAATCTATAaacagataaatttaatttacaaaataaacatTACAATATGAAGCCATATGGAACGCAGTGATACACACATCTGATATACACATCATTTAAACCATATTAAATTActtaatatattcaaattcaTGTTGCAATTACTAGATTTCCTTTTATCGTgttaaaatatcataaaacaaaattacatttatgaaaaaacgtagtttattatatcataagaTATTTGTACAGTTAATTCATATAGGATGTTActttttgctttattttagTAATGTACATAATTGTGTATTTGCTctgcaaaattttttaaatacaagtatattaaatatgattataaaaacatGGGCATTTATGTAGTCATCCAAGAATTAATCTTCTGTATAAATACAAACATACTTGCCcttataattcaaatatttcatataatgtaTACCTTCAATGTGTTATAGGGCTTAATGGATCAGCTCTAATAGCTGATAAATCTAAACGTGCATCCATTTCATCATCTAGTTCTCCCACAATTGCTCTGCAAAAAATGGTTGTTAAAatgtagttatttattttatgtaatgtGTAAGATATTGCAATATAAAGTCAAACAAAGTAGTCTTAACAATGTTTTGAAAATCAATGagtaataaaatagagaatataCTTAGATAGGTCAGCAAGCCGTCttacaataatattgtataatatttagaaaattcgtatcaaaagtattaaggaaaaaagctaagaacaaatttttatattattcttgatCTAacagtttttatataaaacaaatattataatgtatacatTTTCAATATTGCATAAAACCTGTTATCATCtgtataataatagttatactAACACATTATCTCCTCTGATGATATGTAAACCCAAAACAACTTGTTCTACACCTTGCGTTGTGCTATATACTCTCTCATGTGATTCAtccaatataatattaattgtttgaTCAAATCCTTTTAATGTGCcctaaaattgaaaaataatatgatgaagtttatttttaatactattaaaaataatattttatttttaacaaagagTTACAAATTAGACaagtttttataaacaataacttcattaatatttgaaaaataaaaatttattttttcattaaattattattgctattatatGTCAAGTTTTGAATGTAAACTGTGTTGTTACAAAGTGAGACAATGTAACACAATATCAAATActtacaataaaatttctacCGTCCGAAGTAATAATCGAAACTGTAtctgttaaataatttaagaaaaatatattttatagaataatatataaaaaataacattgaaGGAAAAGGATACGATTCACGTAGCTTTCTAACCCCGATGCCATTGTTGATATTCAATTATCCGTCACTGTATTATTACTAAAGGCATGGTATATCACACGAATGTAAACACAGGATTatcattgaagaaaaaaaagcattagAAAACCCAATATTATGATAGCCAGAAAAGAAtaggaattattttattggtAGGAATTTCTGAATAGAAAAGAGGTAAAGAATAAAACGCTGCTATTGGTTAAAATAAACGACATAATTTGATGCGTTTTTTGACGTTTTCAATTTTAGATTAATGTTAACagaaaaaatcttatttaatatcatttaagtaaatatattgaaaatacataatgcattattactttttgtttatcatattcaaatatattcataataatcgtatatatttaaaagacatTAAGTTACTCATCGAGTTAGTCCATTCAAATTACTGTTTGCGCATGCGTCAATATTTCTATCGGTTTATTTAGTGTGTCGAGTGTACTGTCATAATGTATATCGTGTAGTGGTATACGTTGTGTACGGTAGTAcgttttgtttacttttaaaCAATATGGATATACAATTTGTTAatactcgaagaaaaatattaaatcatgTTATTTGCAGTATTTTAGTAGAATGTGGTTATGACACTTGTGAGAAACAAGCATTAGAAACTCTTACAGAGATGCTTCAGTCTTGTAGGTTTTAATCTTAGATTTATATTACTGTGTAAAAGATCGTCTTATTTTTGAAactaaatattaattgtaatatttaattatatttgttatattatttatgtttgtGTAGTTATTGTGGAAGTTGGGGAATCTGCAAGAAATTATTGCGAACTTTCTGGGAGAACGGAACCGCTAATCGCGGATGTTATATTGGGGTTAATAAACATGGGTATAAAATTggataatttagaaaattatggGAAAAGGACAAATAGAACAGTTTTACCTCCGTTACAACAACAAACCCAGtcaaaacaattaaatattttacaggCTGGTGTAAAACAAAGTCATCCTTCGCATATACCAAGTTATTTACCAGCTTTCCCAGATCCACATGCATATATCAGAACACCAGTAAGCTTtctacatttaatatatatttaattataatatatacttttttaaatcatcaaGACCATTATGCAATATTTTATAGACACATAAACAACCAGTAACTGAATATGAAGCAATACGAGAAAAAGCTGCTACACAAAAACGAGATATTGAAAGAGCTTTAACAAGATTCATTGCAAAAACAGGAGAAACGCATAGCTTATTTTTGACAGATGATAATAGTATGTTTCCATGTAAGTATTTCAATGGTCTTGtttcatatatgatatataaattttattttatttaaaagaatgaatgacAGCTTTTAATATTGTTTGCAGTAATTGCTTGTAAACCACAATTTCCTAGTTATCTCTCAGCACTTTTACCTCAAGATCAAATATTTGAAACAGATCAAGACTTTCAATTTGAACCAACTCctgttaagaagaaaaaagaacagaaaactGAAGAAACAGAGGAAGGTATGAGACAagatttacaaataaaatattctattataagtataataatataaggcCATGTTATATTTGTAGGTGTTAATGTACCAAGCGAAGATACAGAACAAACAAATGAAACTACTGCTCAGCAAGATGGTATAGATAATCCTTACTTACGTCCTGGAAAAAtacctaaaaataaaataccaGGTGTTATGGTCCCTTCACAGCATTCTATAAAAAGAGACTCTTTTGTTGATACTTAgcaattttacaaatatcacAGGTATGTAtgcaaaaatttaataaaatttatatttgctttaaaataattgccatttaaaataagaatttgTCAAAAAACAtgcattttaaaaattattacagaactataatattactattaatagaTGACAATATGTTTcctgaaatattaatattttaataaaattatttataaatagaattataaatgtatgtgtgtgcgcgcgcgcgcgtgtgtaggTAGGTAAAGGTATCTTATAcaaagaaacatttatatttaaattacgtaatacaaattattttattatacacaaAACTACATGaagttattgtaaaatatatttgttgagttcgataaatataaatctattaattataattatacaaatttgtatGATAGGCCTGTTTTAATATATGTGCCCCTTACTACATcatttattagtatatatagaGTAAAGTCTTGATTATttagattaaatataattattaaat harbors:
- the LOC127062099 gene encoding protein suppressor of sable isoform X5; this translates as MSNNDNDLEDGEIPSDEDDEPVTRPQVEITESVKPSPKQDVSKNKNFDSKFNKNKKQPIQGTTAKHDRYLKYKSPTEDWAGDVEKAIRAALEEDGNRNTDSKSKNKTNRNKSRKRVRDERDEDRSKDQKKRKLSDEENGNEDDDEMVFVRGASPIRKDSQDNSSPRHTNDHENFDSNSDYEERSNINRHRENENKRGGNGRGGRRGGKNERGGKNKGRGQLRNERNGRRIQTAEHGQDPESICLYYMQGKCHRGDDCPFSHNALPPRKMELCKFYLMDCCAKRDKCLYMHHDFPCKFFHTGLKCNQGDNCKFSHQPLNEQVKGILLKHLETAPKEILGDFPRLSRERAMLMINNTATALAQGQDTTNQKIPSLFELNVPAPINALDKNENKDEKEETSNQQKSTVRERKPSGKKTRWGSDEDRVPYEQIMLLQSANELGLQLPNAALGLATQQQLQQTQILQPCVPSMDFYTETNADSNKTNVNKSKDDFPKEVQEDEILAQVRYTAKRKTTSTNENSKDIDLRELLKGSKKPPPVVSIADEVANLSKSKVDEESDQDDETELVIEMPVEDDDKEKVVEPRKESSTSNEQSNISNVASPSTEEQEVPSHLPKKAQELFLRIQQQQRAAQDSFKNVEDENNARSTDQILEDWYSDDDDDDDGGNLTIVLSSKDASKEEPEPSEKAQNVIVKEQFQSASSAPSIPQPAVIVDKLGDLSKIDISAEVSKLLSSLKAQSSTNGKTLQTQQNNTINTQESSASKMKSTQDTNNSTTEYNPTTKTTKNSTFGISSQISKVENETSSPRSSPGTSSTVTPASRDPRMSRDPRQRRDEQKPSSPSRIDPKKETKHLRLETSIYSSGITAVDTNMDTDLRTRADQDLRRKDMDFRQRFQTGFGDTDLRVVGAGFTDTSTKSDVDLRQMLSLPFKPAPSHIPCTEIDASYNSHPPMTYKVYVVDIPRPDYTGLKLTKNDPQVKYDPRLRKIFRVSKAEIADSPMSPPPMKPDTPKSPPQIRSDPRRKALEVSNQSSQNVSASMIQGASQQSMEMPNMALGPPGMPVTQNMPGSQNMMTISSNAMLGNMGPMGPMMNSPMGPQNMPPMSMTNMPNMPPTMNMNGPVMSQSQMNYDPRYNAQRNNGAGLLGPAPGVGFGPDVAPTYDGPPPYSGGNFNNFGPNSGPADPSLMGFNPNGPNPPNFVMDSGPDWNGANQNRRGGRVRRRHRNRTNIVTNN
- the LOC127062099 gene encoding protein suppressor of sable isoform X3, which produces MMMLKDLVMVSNNDNDLEDGEIPSDEDDEPVTRPQVEITESVKPSPKQDVSKNKNFDSKFNKNKKQPIQGTTAKHDRYLKYKSPTEDWAGDVEKAIRAALEEDGNRNTDSKSKNKTNRNKSRKRVRDERDEDRSKDQKKRKLSDEENGNEDDDEMVFVRGASPIRKDSQDNSSPRHTNDHENFDSNSDYEERSNINRHRENENKRGGNGRGGRRGGKNERGGKNKGRGQLRNERNGRRIQTAEHGQDPESICLYYMQGKCHRGDDCPFSHNALPPRKMELCKFYLMDCCAKRDKCLYMHHDFPCKFFHTGLKCNQGDNCKFSHQPLNEQVKGILLKHLETAPKEILGDFPRLSRERAMLMINNTATALAQGQDTTNQKIPSLFELNVPAPINALDKNENKDEKEETSNQQKSTVRERKPSGKKTRWGSDEDRVPYEQIMLLQSANELGLQLPNAALGLATQQQLQQTQILQPCVPSMDFYTETNADSNKTNVNKSKDDFPKEVQEDEILAQVRYTAKRKTTSTNENSKDIDLRELLKGSKKPPPVVSIADEVANLSKSKVDEESDQDDETELVIEMPVEDDDKEKVVEPRKESSTSNEQSNISNVASPSTEEQEVPSHLPKKAQELFLRIQQQQRAAQDSFKNVEDENNARSTDQILEDWYSDDDDDDDGGNLTIVLSSKDASKEEPEPSEKAQNVIVKEQFQSASSAPSIPQPAVIVDKLGDLSKIDISAEVSKLLSSLKAQSSTNGKTLQTQQNNTINTQESSASKMKSTQDTNNSTTEYNPTTKTTKNSTFGISSQISKVENETSSPRSSPGTSSTVTPASRDPRMSRDPRQRRDEQKPSSPSRIDPKKETKHLRLETSIYSSGITAVDTNMDTDLRTRADQDLRRKDMDFRQRFQTGFGDTDLRVVGAGFTDTSTKSDVDLRQMLSLPFKPAPSHIPCTEIDASYNSHPPMTYKVYVVDIPRPDYTGLKLTKNDPQVKYDPRLRKIFRVSKAEIADSPMSPPPMKPDTPKSPPQIRSDPRRKALEVSNQSSQNVSASMIQGASQQSMEMPNMALGPPGMPVTQNMPGSQNMMTISSNAMLGNMGPMGPMMNSPMGPQNMPPMSMTNMPNMPPTMNMNGPVMSQSQMNYDPRYNAQRNNGAGLLGPAPGVGFGPDVAPTYDGPPPYSGGNFNNFGPNSGPADPSLMGFNPNGPNPPNFVMDSGPDWNGANQNRRGGRVRRRHRNRTNIVTNN